From the Oncorhynchus keta strain PuntledgeMale-10-30-2019 chromosome 13, Oket_V2, whole genome shotgun sequence genome, the window gtgtttatagtttaaaatgtctgTCCCTCATGGGATTAcaaaacactgtgtttatagtttaaaatgtctggCCCTCATtggattataaaacactgtgtttatagtttaaacTGTCCAGCCcacatgggattataaaacactgtgtttatagtttaaaatgtctggCCCTCATtggattataaaacactgtgtttatagtttaaacTGTCCAGCCcacatgggattataaaacactgtgtttatagtttaaaatgtctggccctcatgggattataaaacactatAAACACAGTCTAAAATGTCTGGCCctcatgggattataaaacactgtgtttatagtttaaacTGTCCAGCCcacatgggattataaaacactgtgtttatagtttaaaatgtctggccctcatgggattataaaacactgtgtttatagtttaaaatgtccagccctcatgggattataaaacactgtgtttatagtttaaaatgtccagccctcatgggattataaaacactgtgtttatagtttatagtttaaaatgtccggccctcatgggattataaaacactgtgtttatagtttaaaatgtccagccctcatgggattataaaacactgtgtttatagtttatagtttaaaatgtctggccctcatgggattataaaacactgtgtttatagtttaaaatgtccagccctcatgggattataaaacactgtgtttatagtttaaaatgtctggccctcatgggattataaaacactgtgtttatagtttaaaatgtccagcccacatgggattataaaacactgtgtttatagtttatagtttaaaatgtctggccctcatgggattataaaacactgtgtttatagtttatagtttaaaatgtccagcccacatgggattataaaacactgtgtttatagtttaaaatgtccagcccacatgggattataaaacactgtgtttatagtttaaaatgtccagccctcatgggattataaaacactgtgtttatagtttatagtttaaaatgcccagcccacatgggattataaaacactgtgtttatagtttatagtttaaaatgcccagcccacatgggattataaaacactgtgtttatagtttatagtttaaaatgtccagcccacatgggattataaaacactgtgtttatagtttaaaatgtccagcccacatgggattataaaacactgtgtttatagtttaaaatgtccagcccacatgggattataaaacactgtgtttatagtttatagtttaaaatgtccagcccacatgggattataaaacactgtgtttatagttttaAATGTCCAGCCcacatgggattataaaacactgtgtttatagtttaaaatgtccagcccacatgggattataaaacactgtgtttatagtttatagtttaaaatgtccagcccacatgggattataaaacactgtgtttatagtttaaaaaATGTCTGGCCctcatgggattataaaacactgtgtttatagtttaaaatgtccagcccacatgggattataaaacactgtgtttatagtttaaaatgtctggccctcatgggattataaaacactgtgtttatagtttaaaaaatgtctgggattataaaacactcatagggattataaaacactgtgtttatagtttaaaatgtctggCCCTCATaggattataaaacactgtgtttatagtttaaaatgtctggccctcatgggattataaaacactgtgtttatagtttaaaatgtctggccctcatgggattataaaacactgtgtttatagtttatagtttaaaatgtccagcccacatgggattataaaacactgtgtttatagttttaAATGTCCAGCCctcatgggattataaaacactgtgtttatagtttaaaatgtccagcccacatgggattataaaacactgtgtttatagtttaaaatgtccagcccacatgggattataaaacactgtgtttatagtttaaaatgtccagcccacatgggattataaaacactgtgtttatagtttatagtttaaaatgtctggccctcatgggattataaaacactgtgtttatagtttaaaatgtccagccctcatgggattataaaacactgtgtttatagtttatagtttaaaatgtccagccctcatgggattataaaacactgtgtttatagtttaaaatgtctggccctcatgggattataaaacactgtgtttatagtttaaaatgtccagccctcatgggattataaaacactgtgtttatagtttaaaatgtctggccctcatgggattataaaacactgtgtttatagtttaaaatgtccagcccacatgggattataaaacactgtgtttatagtttatagtttaaaatgtccagccctcatgggattataaaacactgtgtttatagtttatagtttaaaatgcccagccctcatgggattataaaacactgtgtttatagtttatagtttaaaatgtccagcccacatgggattataaaacactgtgtttatagtttatagtttaaaatgtccagccctcatgggattataaaacactgtgtttatagtttatagtttaaaatgtccagcccacatgggattataaaacactgtgtttatagtttatagtttaaaatgtccagcccacatgggattataaaacactgtgtttatagtttatagtttaaaatgtccagccctcatgggattataaaacactgtgtttatagtttatagtttaaaatgtccagcccacatgggattataaaacactgtgtttatagtttatagtttaaaatgtccagcccacatgggattataaaacactgtgtttatagtttatagtttaaaatgtccagcccacatgggattataaaacactgtgtttatagtttatagtttaaaatgtccagcccacatgggattataaaacactgtgtttatagtttaaaatgtctggccctcatgggattataaaacactgtgtttatagtttatagtttaaaatgtccagccctcatgggattataaaacactgtgtttatagtttaaaatgtccagccctcatgggattataaaacactgtgtttatagtttatagtttaaaatgtccagcccacatgggattataaaacactgtgtttatagtttaaaatgtctggccctcatgggattataaaacactgtgtttatagtttaaaatgtctggccctcatgggattataaaacactgtgtttatagtttaaaatgtccagcccacatgggattataaaacactgtgtttatagtttatagtttaaaatgtccagccctcatgggattataaaacactgtgtttatagtttaaaatgtccagcccacatgggattataaaacactgtgtttatagtttaaaatgtctggcccacatgggattataaaacactgtgtttatagtttaaaatgtctggccctcatgggattataaaacactgtgtttatagtttaaaatgtccagcccacatgggattataaaacactgtgtttatagtttaaaatgtctggccctcatgggattataaaacactgtgtttatagtttaaaatgtccagccctcatgggattataaaacactgtgtttatagtttaaaatgtccagcccacatgggattataaaacactgtgtttatagtttaaaatgtctggccctcatgggattataaaacactgtgtttatagtttatagtttaaaatgtccagcccacatgggattataaaacactgtgtttatagtttaaaatgtccagcccacatgggattataaaacactgtgtttatagtttaaaatgtccagcccacatgggattataaaacactgtgtttatagtttaaaatgtctggccctcatgggattataaaacactgtgtttatagtttaaaatgtccagccctcatgggattataaaacactgtgtttatagtttaaaatgtccagcccacatgggattataaaacactgtgtttatagtttaaaatgtctggccctcatgggattataaaacactgtgtttatagtttatagtttaaaatgtccagccctcatgggattataaaacactgtgtttatagtttaaaatgtccagcccacatgggattataaaacactgtgtttatagtttatagtttaaaatgtccagccctcatgggattataaaacactgtgtttatagtttaaaatgtccagcccacatgggattataaaacactgtgtttatagtttaaaatgtctggccctcatgggattataaaacactgtgtttatagtttatagtttaaaatgtccagcccacatgggattataaaacactgtgtttatagtttaaaatgtctggccctcatgggattataaaacactgtgtttatagtttatagtttaaaatgtccagcccacatgggattataaaacactgtgtttatagtttaaaatgtctggccctcatgggattataaaacactgtgtttatagtttaaaatgtctggcccacatgggattataaaacactgtgtttatagtttaaaatgtccagcccacatgggattataaaacactgtgtttatagtttaaaatgtccagccctcatgggattataaaacactgtgtttatagtttaaaatgtccagccctcatgggattataaaacactgtgtttatagtttatagtttaaaatgtccagcccacatgggattataaaacactgtgtttatagtttaaaatgtccagccctcatgggattataaaacactgtgtttatagtttatagtttaaaatgtctggccctcatgggattataaaacactgtgtttatagtttaaaatgtctggccctcatgggattataaaacactgtgtttatagtttaaaatgtctggccctcatgggattataaaacactgtgtttatagtttaaaatgtccagcccacatgggattataaaacactgtgtttatagtttatagtttaaaatgtctggccctcatgggattataaaacactgtgtttatagtttatagtttaaaatgtctggccctcatgggattataaaacactgtgtttatagtttatagtttaaaatgtccagcccacatgggattataaaacactgtgtttatagtttaaaatgtctggccctcatgggattataaaacactgtgtttatagtttaaaatgtccagcccacatgggattataaaacactgtgtttatagtttaaaatgtccagccctcatgggattataaaacactgtgtttatagtttatagtttaaaatgtctggccctcatgggattataaaacactgtgtttatagtttaaaatgtctggccctcatgggattataaaacactgtgtttatagtttaaaatgtctggccctcatgggattataaaacactgtgtttatagtttaaaatgtccagcccacatgggattataaaacactgtgtttatagtttatagtttaaaatgtctggccctcatgggattataaaacactgtgtttatagtttatagtttaaaatgtccagccctcatgggattataaaacactgtgtttatagtttaaaatgtccagcccacatgggattataaaacactgtgtttatagtttaaaatgtctggccctcatgggattataaaacactgtgtttatagtttatagtttaaaatgtctggccctcatgggattataaaacactgtgtttatagtttaaaatgtccagccctcatgggattataaaacactgtgtttatagtttaaaatgtccagcccacatgggattataaaacactgtgtttatagtttaaaatgtccagcccacatgggattataaaacactgtgtttatagtttaaaatgtctggccctcatgggattataaaacactgtgtttatagtttaaaatgtccagcccacatgggattataaaacactgtgtttatagtttatagtttaaaatgtctggccctcatgggattataaaacactgtgtttatagtttatagtttaaaatgtccggccctcatgggattataaaacactgtgtttatagtttatagtttaaaatgtccagcccacatgggattataaaacactgtgtttatagtttaaaatgtctggccctcatgggattataaaacactgtgtttatagtttatagtttaaaatgtctggccctcatgggattataaaacactgtgtttatagtttaaaatgtccagccctcatgggattataaaacactgtgtttatagtttaaaatgtctggccctcatgggattataaaacactgtgtttatagtttaaaatgtccagcccacttgggattataaaacactgtgtttatagtttaaacTGTCCAGCCcacatgggattataaaacactgtgtttatagtttaaacTGTCTGGCCcacatgggattataaaacactgtgtttatagtttatagtttaaaatgtctggccctcatgggattataaaacactgtgtttatagtttaaaatgtccagcccacatgggattataaaacactgtgtttatagtttaaaatgtccagccctcatgggattataaaacactgtgtttatagtttaaaatgtctggccctcatgggattataaaacactgtgtttatagtttaaaatgtccagccctcatgggattataaaacactgtgtttatagtttaaaatgtccagcccacatgggattataaaacactgtgtttatagtttaaaatgtccagcccacatgggattataaaacactgtgtttatagtttaaaatgtccagcccacatgggattataaaacactgtgtttatagtttaaaatgtctggccctcatgggattataaaacactgtgtttatagtttaaaatgtctggccctcatgggattataaaacactgtgtttatagtttaaaatgtctggccctcatgggattataaaacactgtgtttatagtttaaaatgtccagcccacatgggattataaaacactgtgtttatagtttaaaatgtctggccctcatgggattataaaacactgtgtttatagtttaaaatgtctggccctcatgggattataaaacactgtgtttatagtttaaaatgtccagccctcatgggattataaaacactgtgtttatagtttaaaatgtccagcccacatgggattataaaacactgtgtttatagtttaaaatgtctggccctcatgggattataaaacactgtgtttatagtttaaaatgtctggccctcatgggattataaaacactgtgtttatagtttaaaatgtctggccctcatgggattataaaacactgtgtttatagtttaaaatgtctggccctcatgggattataaaacactgtgtttatagtttaaaatgcCCAGCCCTCATGGGATTAcaaaacactgtgtttatagtttatagtttaaaatgtccagcccacatgggattataaaacactgtgtttatagtttaaaatgtccagccctcatgggattataaaacactgtgtttatagtttaaaatgtccagccctcatgggattataaaacactgtgtttatagtttaaaatgtccagccctcatgggattataaaacactgtgtttatagtttatagtttaaaatgtccagcccacatgggattataaaacactgtgtttatagtttaaaatgtccagcccacatgggattataaaacactgtgtttatagtttaaaatgtccagccctcatgggattataaaacactgtgtttatagtttaaaatgtccagcccacatgggattataaaacactgtgtttatagtttaaaatgtctggccctcatgggattataaaacactgtgtttatagtttatagtttaaaatgtctggccctcatgggattataaaacactgtgtttatagtttaaaatgtccagcccacatgggattataaaacactgtgtttatagtttaaaatgtctggCCCTGACTATATTCATAGTTTGTAGTTTAAGATTAACATTTTGTAAAATTGTGTACAATGTTTtatatttaatgtatttatttttgtgtCTTTCTTTCTGCACCTTCAGGGGTTCCTTCCTGACTAAGAAGCAGGACCAGGCCGCTAGGAAGATCATGAGATTCCTACGACGATGCCGACACCGGTCAGTGACCTCACAGCGATGTCACAGTGATATGAGTGATATCAGGGAGAAATCAGAATCTAGTCACTTTTTAATGTTACTGAATGttttttctctcttccctcttttctctctctctctctctgtctctctctctctctctctctctctctctctctctctctctctctctctctctctctctctctctctctctctctctctctctctctctctctctctctcccttctctctctctttctccccctttctctctctctctctctctccctctctctctctctctccacttcctctttctccccctttctctctctctccacttcctctttctccccctttctcgctctctccacttcctctttctccccctttctctctctccaccacttcctctttctccccctttctccctctctccacttcctctttctccccctttctctccctctctctctccacttcctctttctccccctttctctctctctccacttcctctttctccccctttctctctctccaccacttccCTCCTTACAGGATTAAAGAGTTGAAACAGACgaaggagttagagaggagagggcttACCACCTAACTCCTCTTTTACCCCTCCTTCATCCTGCCATCCGCCAcgggagagagggatgactgatggagaagagagagcagcctgtctgttctcctccctttattctctgtctccctccactggGGTCGCTCATCACCCCATCCAGCTGTATGCCTctgtcactcctcctctcctcctctcatcctcctctcctcctctcctcctctcctcatctcctcctcctctcatcctcctctcctcctcctctcctcctctcatcctcctgtcctcctctcctcctcctctcctcctctcctcctcctgttctcctccctttattctctgtctccctccttccactGGGGTCGCTCATCACCCCATCCAGCTGTATGCctgtcactcctcctctcctcctctcatcctcctctcctcctctcctcctcctctcctcctcctctcctcctctcctcctcctctcctcatctcctcctcctctcctcctctcatcctcctgtcctcctctcctcctcctctcctcctctcctcctcctctcctcctcctctcctcctcctctcctcatctcatcctcctgtcctcctctcctgctcctctcctcctctcctcctcctgttctcctcctctcatcctcctgtactcctctcttcctctcattctcctgtactcctctcctcctctcattctcctgtactcctctcctcctgtactctcctccactcctcctcctgtactcctctcctcctgtactctccccctctcctcctcctgtactcctctcctccttctcttcatccctctctcatgATGAAGTCATGCTACTTCTGCAAGAATGCAAACTgcgaagggatggagagagagaagtaaaaaaaggagagagagactcctGCCTTACCCCCTGTTCtgctgtggagaggaggaggaacctGCCTTACCCCCTGTTCtgctgtggagaggaggaggaacctGCCTTACCCCTTGTTCtgctgtggagaggaggaggaacctGACTGAATCTGTTTATTCTTTATTTTATCTATTTCTGGGCAAAACAAGACAACTGCAGCTTCTAACTGAATGTAtggaacattaaaaaaaaatatatatatatatatatacacatatatattctACAGATATCAAATACTACATGTCACTGCTTTTGTGTTATTCGTTGGGGCAGGTATTGTATGTAAAGTGATAGTCACTGAGACAGTAGGACTGAACAGAACACTTAAAGTCTTAAAACAGGGAGATATCTTAACTAACTAACCACCTTTACACACAACTAGATGGGTTGGTAAAGAACCTCTATAGAATGGCATTACATCCATGTATGTGTAGATAGAACCAGTATAGATCTAGaccacctagagaggaaccaccTCATGTTAGTGTAGATAGAACCAGTATAGATCTAGACCACCTAGAGAGAACCACCTCATGTTAGTGTAGATAGAACCAGTATAGATCTAGaccacctagagaggaaccaccTCATGTTAGTGTAGATAGAACCAGTATAGATCTAGACCACCTAGAGAGAACCACCTCATGTTAGTGTAGATAGAACCAGTATAGATCTACACTACCGAGAGAGGAACCACCTCATGTTAGTGTAGATTGAACCAGTATAGATCTAGaccacctagagaggaaccacaTCATGTTAGTGTAGATAGAACTAGTATAGAGCTAGACCACCGAGAGAGGAACCACCTCATGTTAGTGTAGATAGAACCAGTATAGATCTAGaccacctagagaggaaccaccTCATGTTAGTGTAGATAGAACCAGTATAGATCTAGacaacctagagaggaaccaccTCATGTTAGTGTAGATTGAACCAGTATAGATCTAGaccacctagagaggaaccaccTCATGTTAGTCTAGATTGAACCAGTATAGATCTAGACCACCTAGAGAGAAACCACCTCATGTTAGTGTAGATAGAACCAGTATAGATCTACACTACCTAGAGAGGAACCACCTCATGTTAGTGTAGATAGAACCAGTATAGATCTAGACCACCTAGAGAGAAACCACCTCATGTTAGTGTAGATAGAACCGGTATAGATCTAGaccacctagagaggaaccaccTCATGTTAGTGTAGATAGAACCAGTATAGATCTAGACCACCTAGAGAGAAACCACCTCATGTTAGTGTAGATAGAACCAGTATAGATCTAGACCACCTAGAGAGAAAACACCAGGTGTCCCAAAGTCTTAAAGAAACAAACCAACCAATCAACTGACTGAGACCATTTTACTAACTAGTCAGTTATAGAAACTAGGAGGGGTTTGATGATAATGAAGACAGTGAGGTTTCAGATTGTGTTGTAGGAGCATTATAGGTTTGGTTGCTGTAACGTTGCAGGGTGGTTGTAGGAGGGTTTGGTCTGCGAGAGACTGTAAACATCCTGATCCTTTACATTATCAGGGTTAAAGGTCAGGCTAACACAACGTCCTTAACTCATCCTTTACACTGtcaggggttaaaggtcaggggttagagatcAGGGATTGAGCACAATAATCAGAATATTAAATATTTTTGTGTCTAAGGAGATCAAATGTTAATTTGACTGATGTAAAAAATGCAGTGTCTTCAAACCCTTCTGAcggaaacacagaaacacagaaagatGTTTACCAACACAATTATTACACACACTGGTTTATAAACTGATTACATGTATTAATGGTTTATAAACTGTATTAATGGTTTATAAACTGTATTAATGGTTTATAAACTGTATTAATGGTTTATAAACTGTATTAATGGTTTATAAACTGTATTAATGGTTTATAAACTGTATTAATGGTTTATAAACTGTATTAATGGTTTATAAACTGTATTAATGGTTTATAAACTGTATTAATGGTTTATAAACTGTATTAATGGTTTATAAACTGTATTAATGGTTTATAACACTCTATGACGGTTAAGAACGCGTAATACTCAGTTTTACTATTGCACTCTATTACAACCTACCAACTCTGAAAGAAAGAGACTCTAGACGTGATAGAAGGTGCTGTCTGACTGGGCTTGGtgtacatactgtaacatacagtCTGGTTGAAGATTTATTATCATATTATATTAGGACTCTTGTCCTTTATGAGATCGCTCTGCTTGCTTGACTGATGAACCTTGGGCTGTTCCCAATGGGCCCCTATTCACTATGTTgtacactacccatagggctctggtctaaagtagtgcactatatagggctctggtctacagtagtgcactatatagggctctggtctacagtagtgcactatatagggactagggtgccagtTGGGATGTATTTTCTGATGTGTTGTTTACTGTAGTGGACCCTATATATCAGTGCACTACTTCAACCAGAGCTTTCtataaatagggaacagggagtcATTGGGGATGCGACCCGTGGTTTCACATTATCTTACTACTGGGTGTCCCAATAGCTCCCTGTTCACTATAtactagtgcactatgtagggaataggggacccAACTATGAGATTATTATTACTGGTGTTCTGTTAATATATTAAACGACTGAGTTGATTTATTTTGCATGAGTTTGTAACAGTTTTTACATTTTCAAAACTTTTCAAAAATATTATGAAGTATTAAAAAAAGATGACGTGTCtatttttcttttttctctctgctGGTGTTTGAGTATTAAATGTTTATTTATGAATATTATGATTATTCTAATTTAAGACATTTATTGATCTGTGGTTTGTTATTTCAATGcagaccaaatggcaccctattccctattttgggcactactttagatcaggacccatagggaggtggttaaaagtagggcactactttagatcaggacccatagggatgtggttaaaagtagggcactactttagatcaggtcCCATAGGGAGgtggttaaaagtagggcactactttagatcaggacccatagggatgtggttaaaagtagggcactactttagatcaggtcCCATAGGGAGgtggttaaaagtagggcactactttagatcaggacccatagggatgtggttaaaagtagggcactactttagatcaggtcCCATAGGGATgtggttaaaagtagggcactactttagatcaggtcCCATAGGGAGgtggttaaaagtagggcactactttagatcaggacccatagggatgtggttaaaagtagggcactactttagatcaggtcCCATAGGGAGgtggttaaaagtagggcactactttagatcaggtcCCATAGGGATgtggttaaaagtagggcactactttagatcaggtcCCATAGGGATgtggttaaaagtagggcactactttagatcaggacccatagggaggtggttaaaagtagggcactactttagatcaggtcCAATAGGGAGgtggttaaaagtagggcactactttagatcaggtcCAATAGGGAGgtggttaaaagtagggcactactttagatcaggtcCAATAGGGATgtggttaaaagtagggcactactttagatcaggacccatagggaggtggttaaaagtagggcactactttagatcaggtcCAATAGGGAGgtggttaaaagtagggcactactttagatcaggtcCCATAGGGAGgtggttaaaagtagggcactactttagatcaggtcCCATAGGGATgtggttaaaagtagggcactactttagatcaggtcCCATAGGGAGgtggttaaaagtagggcactactttagatcaggtcCCATAGGGATgtggttaaaagtagggcactactttagatcaggtcCAATAGGGATgtggttaaaagtagggcactactttagatcagggcccatagggatgtggttaaaagtagggcactactttagatcaggtcCCATAGGGATatggttaaaagtagggcacgaaagggaaaagggtgccatttggaaagcAGGTTTTGTTTCTACTTCCTGTCACTTTGTA encodes:
- the LOC127906584 gene encoding collagen alpha-2(I) chain-like isoform X20, which encodes MQTKWHPIPYFGHYFRSGPIGRWLKVGHYFRSGPIGMWLKVGHYFRSGPIGRWLKVGHYFRSGPIGMWLKVGHYFRSGPIGRWLKVGHYFRSGPIGMWLKVGHYFRSGPIGMWLKVGHYFRSGPIGRWLKVGHYFRSGPIGMWLKVGHYFRSGPIGRWLKVGHYFRSGPIGMWLKVGHYFRSGPIGMWLKVGHYFRSGPIGRWLKVGHYFRSGPIGRWLKVGHYFRSGPIGRWLKVGHYFRSGPIGRWLKVGHYFRSGPIGMWLKVGHYFRSGPIGRWLKVGHYFRSGPIGMWLKVGHYFRSGPIGMWLKVGHYFRSGPIGMWLKVGHYFRSGPIGIWLKVGHEREKGAIWKAGFVSTSCHFVHLGFLGDVLLRLRLSQ
- the LOC127906584 gene encoding collagen alpha-2(I) chain-like isoform X36: MQTKWHPIPYFGHYFRSGPIGRWLKVGHYFRSGPIGMWLKVGHYFRSGPIGRWLKVGHYFRSGPIGMWLKVGHYFRSGPIGRWLKVGHYFRSGPIGMWLKVGHYFRSGPIGMWLKVGHYFRSGPIGRWLKVGHYFRSGPIGMWLKVGHYFRSGPIGRWLKVGHYFRSGPIGMWLKVGHYFRSGPIGMWLKVGHYFRSGPIGRWLKVGHYFRSGPIGRWLKVGHYFRSGPIGRWLKVGHYFRSGPIGMWLKVGHYFRSGPIGRWLKVGHYFRSGPIGRWLKVGHYFRSGPIGIWLKVGHEREKGAIWKAGFVSTSCHFVHLGFLGDVLLRLRLSQ
- the LOC127906584 gene encoding collagen alpha-2(I) chain-like isoform X3, giving the protein MQTKWHPIPYFGHYFRSGPIGRWLKVGHYFRSGPIGMWLKVGHYFRSGPIGRWLKVGHYFRSGPIGMWLKVGHYFRSGPIGRWLKVGHYFRSGPIGMWLKVGHYFRSGPIGMWLKVGHYFRSGPIGRWLKVGHYFRSGPIGMWLKVGHYFRSGPIGRWLKVGHYFRSGPIGMWLKVGHYFRSGPIGMWLKVGHYFRSGPIGRWLKVGHYFRSGPIGRWLKVGHYFRSGPIGRWLKVGHYFRSGPIGRWLKVGHYFRSGPIGRWLKVGHYFRSGPIGRWLKVGHYFRSGPIGMWLKVGHYFRSGPIGRWLKVGHYFRSGPIGMWLKVGHYFRSGPIGMWLKVGHYFRSGPIGMWLKVGHYFRSGPIGIWLKVGHEREKGAIWKAGFVSTSCHFVHLGFLGDVLLRLRLSQ
- the LOC127906584 gene encoding collagen alpha-2(I) chain-like isoform X26, yielding MQTKWHPIPYFGHYFRSGPIGRWLKVGHYFRSGPIGMWLKVGHYFRSGPIGRWLKVGHYFRSGPIGMWLKVGHYFRSGPIGRWLKVGHYFRSGPIGMWLKVGHYFRSGPIGMWLKVGHYFRSGPIGRWLKVGHYFRSGPIGMWLKVGHYFRSGPIGRWLKVGHYFRSGPIGMWLKVGHYFRSGPIGMWLKVGHYFRSGPIGRWLKVGHYFRSGPIGRWLKVGHYFRSGPIGRWLKVGHYFRSGPIGRWLKVGHYFRSGPIGRWLKVGHYFRSGPIGMWLKVGHYFRSGPIGMWLKVGHYFRSGPIGMWLKVGHYFRSGPIGIWLKVGHEREKGAIWKAGFVSTSCHFVHLGFLGDVLLRLRLSQ
- the LOC127906584 gene encoding collagen alpha-2(I) chain-like isoform X32, with protein sequence MQTKWHPIPYFGHYFRSGPIGRWLKVGHYFRSGPIGMWLKVGHYFRSGPIGRWLKVGHYFRSGPIGMWLKVGHYFRSGPIGRWLKVGHYFRSGPIGMWLKVGHYFRSGPIGMWLKVGHYFRSGPIGRWLKVGHYFRSGPIGMWLKVGHYFRSGPIGRWLKVGHYFRSGPIGMWLKVGHYFRSGPIGMWLKVGHYFRSGPIGRWLKVGHYFRSGPIGRWLKVGHYFRSGPIGRWLKVGHYFRSGPIGRWLKVGHYFRSGPIGRWLKVGHYFRSGPIGMWLKVGHYFRSGPIGMWLKVGHYFRSGPIGIWLKVGHEREKGAIWKAGFVSTSCHFVHLGFLGDVLLRLRLSQ